In Intestinibacillus sp. Marseille-P6563, a single genomic region encodes these proteins:
- the hpt gene encoding hypoxanthine phosphoribosyltransferase, which yields MKNDIKEILFTEEQLADKVAELGARITADYRGKNPLVVSVLKGSYVFMADLTRKIDTACNVDFMVVSSYGQGTKTSGEVQIIKDIGQKIEGRDLIIVEDILDSGVTLSYLMKVLQARGANSIRLCTLLSKPERHRVEVPIDYLGFEIPDEFVVGYGLDYAEKYRNLPYIGILKPEVYGG from the coding sequence ATGAAAAACGATATCAAGGAAATCTTGTTTACCGAAGAACAGCTTGCCGACAAGGTGGCAGAACTGGGCGCCCGTATTACAGCCGATTACCGCGGTAAAAATCCGCTGGTTGTCAGCGTACTCAAGGGCAGCTATGTGTTCATGGCTGACCTCACCCGCAAGATCGATACGGCTTGCAACGTGGATTTTATGGTCGTGTCCAGCTATGGCCAGGGCACCAAGACCAGCGGCGAGGTGCAGATCATCAAGGATATCGGCCAGAAGATCGAGGGACGCGACCTCATCATCGTGGAAGATATTCTGGACAGTGGCGTGACGCTCAGCTACCTGATGAAGGTATTGCAGGCGCGCGGCGCAAACTCCATCCGCCTGTGTACGCTCCTGTCCAAACCCGAGCGTCATCGGGTGGAAGTTCCCATCGATTATCTTGGCTTTGAAATCCCTGACGAATTTGTTGTGGGGTATGGCCTGGATTATGCGGAAAAATACCGCAATTTGCCGTATATCGGCATTCTAAAGCCCGAAGTCTATGGCGGCTGA
- the tilS gene encoding tRNA lysidine(34) synthetase TilS, whose translation MDKFLRTIAQTIAENHMLVPDEPVLVALSGGADSVALTLALRELGYPVHACHVHHGLRGAEANRDAQFCRNFCRAYGIELDVQYVDAAAYAKAHRQSIETAAREVRYTALERAARGHKIATAHTANDNLETMLFHLARGTGAAGLAGIPPVRGTVIRPLLGCMRPQVEAFLAARGQDFVTDSTNASDEHTRNRIRHTVIPALLEVHPGAVHNAGALSARLRQDDAFLEQQAAKLLAKAAQGDGWQVELLRDAHPALRTRALRQLCAARGVPRRDFTARHIRALEALLENPRPSAWVNLPAGFVARREYGLLKLENSVLEPKIVPDAVPVRGCGTFETADLRVSIRRLEKNQVFYKSFNTFCVGCDTIDMSTCILRTRRTGDRLRLTEHGGSKTLKKLLIDKKIPSARRDHLAVLADQNGLIAVQGVGIDISRRPQGGAIFEIQFEG comes from the coding sequence ATGGATAAATTTTTAAGGACCATTGCGCAGACGATTGCAGAAAACCACATGCTCGTCCCGGACGAACCGGTGCTGGTCGCCCTGTCGGGCGGCGCCGATTCGGTGGCGCTGACCTTGGCGCTACGGGAACTTGGGTATCCGGTGCATGCCTGCCATGTGCATCATGGTTTGCGCGGCGCCGAAGCCAACCGCGACGCACAGTTTTGCCGCAACTTTTGTCGCGCGTATGGCATCGAACTGGATGTCCAGTACGTGGATGCCGCCGCCTATGCCAAGGCGCACCGGCAGAGCATCGAAACCGCCGCGCGCGAAGTGCGGTATACCGCCCTGGAACGGGCGGCGAGGGGGCATAAGATCGCGACCGCTCACACGGCCAATGATAACCTGGAAACCATGCTGTTCCATCTAGCACGCGGAACCGGCGCAGCCGGCCTGGCCGGTATCCCGCCTGTGCGAGGTACGGTCATCCGGCCGCTGCTCGGCTGTATGCGGCCGCAGGTCGAAGCCTTTTTGGCCGCCCGCGGTCAGGATTTTGTAACCGACAGCACCAATGCTTCCGACGAGCACACCCGCAACCGCATCCGCCATACAGTCATCCCCGCGCTTTTGGAGGTGCATCCGGGAGCGGTGCACAACGCCGGGGCGCTCAGCGCCCGGCTGCGGCAGGACGACGCTTTTTTGGAACAGCAAGCGGCGAAGCTTTTGGCGAAGGCCGCGCAGGGGGACGGCTGGCAGGTTGAGCTCTTGCGGGACGCCCATCCGGCGCTGCGAACTCGCGCCCTGCGGCAGCTTTGCGCCGCCCGCGGTGTGCCGCGGCGGGATTTTACCGCGCGGCATATTCGTGCACTTGAAGCTTTGCTTGAAAACCCTCGGCCATCGGCATGGGTCAATCTACCCGCTGGTTTCGTAGCCCGGCGGGAATATGGGCTTTTGAAGCTGGAAAATAGCGTTTTGGAGCCCAAAATCGTACCCGATGCCGTGCCGGTGCGCGGCTGCGGCACGTTTGAAACCGCGGATTTGCGGGTATCCATTCGGCGGCTTGAAAAAAATCAGGTTTTTTACAAATCATTCAATACTTTTTGCGTTGGTTGTGATACAATAGACATGTCTACCTGCATTCTACGTACCCGGCGCACAGGCGACCGCCTGCGGCTGACCGAGCACGGGGGCAGTAAAACACTAAAAAAGCTGCTGATCGACAAAAAAATTCCAAGCGCCCGGCGGGATCACCTGGCTGTGCTGGCCGACCAAAACGGTCTGATTGCAGTGCAGGGCGTCGGGATAGACATCAGCCGCCGTCCACAGGGCGGCGCCATTTTCGAGATACAGTTTGAGGGGTAA
- the ftsH gene encoding ATP-dependent zinc metalloprotease FtsH — protein MKGFGLYVLILLVLLAAATAALSREQKTTQVVYSDVLDYFNNEEVTEFSIDDNVLHATLKNGQKIQYTIADLNWFYYDLGDTILEQQQDGTLKKIDYTTREIPWWMGMVPYVIIIVLMGLFWYFMMNKQEGGGRGPMQFGRARAKLAQDDKRKVTFQDVAGADEEKAELQEIVEFLKNPQKFVQIGARIPKGVLLVGPPGTGKTLIAKAVAGEAGVPFLSISGSDFVELYVGVGASRVRDLFEQAKKNSPAIVFIDEIDAVGRQRGAGLGGGHDEREQTLNQLLVEMDGFGANEGVIIIAATNRPDILDRALLRPGRFDRQVYVGAPDVKGREQILRVHARNKQFDPDVNFDSIAKGTVGMTGADLENLLNEAALLAARRNKKLITNDEIEDALLKVEMGPEKKSRVVSDKKKRIVAYHEAGHAVSHHAMGTLDPIHYITIIPRGGAGGFTMWRPQEEGGLETKTYFEDSIVTALGGRVAEKLIFDEITTGASGDIRQATAMARAMVVNYGMSDKIGTVDYGDSGEVFIGRDFGATHSYSETKAAEIDAEVHRIIQEAYDRCTKILTDHDKQLHDVAEYLLRNETMDGETFVKIFNGEEVPDKIASAATEEELNHAPAGVNDQPVDQPQSESTADDTSAQDDKTE, from the coding sequence ATGAAAGGCTTTGGCCTTTACGTTTTGATCCTGTTGGTGCTGCTCGCAGCCGCGACCGCAGCGCTCAGCCGGGAGCAAAAGACCACCCAGGTCGTTTACTCGGATGTCCTCGATTACTTTAACAACGAGGAAGTCACCGAGTTTTCGATCGACGACAACGTACTGCATGCAACGCTCAAAAATGGTCAGAAGATCCAGTATACCATCGCAGACCTCAACTGGTTCTATTATGACCTGGGTGATACCATCCTCGAGCAGCAGCAGGACGGTACCCTCAAAAAGATCGACTACACCACCCGTGAAATCCCGTGGTGGATGGGCATGGTGCCGTATGTCATCATCATCGTGCTCATGGGCTTGTTCTGGTACTTTATGATGAACAAGCAGGAGGGCGGCGGACGCGGACCGATGCAGTTCGGCCGGGCGCGCGCCAAACTCGCACAGGATGACAAACGCAAGGTGACGTTCCAGGACGTGGCCGGTGCCGATGAAGAAAAGGCAGAACTTCAGGAAATCGTTGAGTTCCTCAAGAACCCGCAGAAGTTCGTCCAGATCGGCGCACGTATCCCCAAGGGCGTGCTGCTGGTCGGCCCTCCGGGTACTGGTAAAACGCTGATCGCCAAGGCGGTCGCCGGTGAGGCCGGTGTACCGTTCCTGTCCATCTCTGGTTCGGACTTCGTTGAACTGTATGTCGGTGTCGGTGCATCGCGTGTGCGTGACCTGTTCGAGCAGGCCAAGAAGAATTCGCCGGCGATCGTCTTCATCGATGAGATCGACGCCGTCGGCCGCCAGCGTGGCGCGGGCTTGGGCGGCGGTCATGACGAACGCGAACAAACCCTGAACCAGTTGCTCGTTGAGATGGACGGCTTTGGCGCAAACGAAGGCGTCATCATCATCGCGGCAACCAACCGTCCGGACATCCTCGACCGTGCGCTCCTGCGTCCCGGCCGTTTTGACCGCCAGGTTTACGTCGGCGCACCCGATGTCAAGGGCCGTGAGCAGATCCTGCGTGTGCATGCGCGCAACAAGCAGTTTGACCCGGATGTCAACTTTGACTCGATTGCCAAGGGCACGGTCGGTATGACCGGTGCAGACCTGGAAAACCTCCTCAATGAGGCCGCTCTGCTGGCAGCCCGCCGCAATAAGAAGCTTATCACCAACGACGAGATCGAGGACGCGCTGCTCAAGGTCGAAATGGGCCCGGAAAAGAAGAGCCGCGTGGTCAGCGACAAGAAAAAGCGCATCGTGGCCTATCACGAGGCCGGTCATGCCGTATCCCATCATGCGATGGGTACGCTCGACCCGATCCACTATATCACCATCATCCCGCGCGGCGGCGCAGGTGGCTTTACCATGTGGCGTCCGCAGGAAGAAGGCGGCTTGGAAACCAAGACGTACTTTGAGGACAGCATTGTCACCGCACTGGGCGGCCGTGTGGCCGAAAAGCTGATCTTTGACGAGATCACCACCGGTGCGTCGGGCGACATCCGTCAGGCGACGGCTATGGCCCGGGCGATGGTTGTCAACTACGGTATGAGTGATAAGATCGGTACGGTCGACTATGGCGACAGCGGTGAGGTCTTTATCGGCCGTGATTTCGGTGCGACTCACAGCTATTCGGAAACCAAGGCCGCCGAAATTGATGCCGAAGTACACCGCATCATCCAGGAAGCCTATGACCGCTGCACCAAGATCCTGACCGATCACGACAAGCAGCTGCACGATGTTGCCGAATATCTGCTGCGCAACGAAACCATGGACGGCGAAACCTTTGTCAAGATCTTCAACGGCGAAGAAGTGCCGGATAAGATCGCCTCGGCAGCCACCGAGGAAGAGCTGAATCATGCCCCAGCAGGGGTCAACGATCAGCCGGTTGACCAGCCGCAGTCTGAGTCCACGGCAGATGACACCTCTGCACAGGACGACAAAACCGAATAA
- the thrB gene encoding homoserine kinase, whose translation MIEVKVPATSANMGSGYDSIGIALDLYNVIQMEESDHIDISDVAGASIPTDESNLIYQCAKKVYDICGKPLKGLKIVEQCDIPQTRGLGSSSACTVAGILGANALLGNPLDRENIIDLAASIEGHPDNSTPAILGGFCVALLEYGKVWSVRVPMNGQVDFITFIPDFELSTEKARAALPQTIHHHDAVFNLARAALLAGSLTTGKLENLGVAMGDCLHQPYRFDLIPDGREVMHAAKAMGALGAFISGAGPSIIAVVASHDKTYLSRAQMYCEQNFPHWKPIRLVCDEVGAVVRTVS comes from the coding sequence ATGATTGAAGTAAAGGTCCCTGCGACAAGCGCCAATATGGGCTCGGGTTACGACTCGATCGGCATTGCGCTTGATTTGTATAATGTGATTCAGATGGAAGAGTCCGACCACATCGATATTTCCGATGTGGCGGGCGCATCCATCCCGACCGATGAGAGCAATCTCATCTATCAGTGTGCCAAAAAGGTGTACGACATCTGCGGCAAGCCCCTCAAGGGTCTGAAAATCGTCGAGCAGTGCGACATCCCGCAGACACGCGGTTTAGGTTCGTCCTCGGCCTGCACGGTCGCGGGTATCCTGGGCGCAAACGCCCTTCTGGGCAATCCGCTCGACCGGGAGAACATCATCGATTTGGCCGCCTCCATCGAAGGCCATCCGGACAACTCCACGCCCGCCATTTTGGGCGGCTTCTGCGTGGCGCTGCTCGAATACGGCAAGGTGTGGAGCGTGCGCGTGCCCATGAATGGGCAGGTGGATTTCATCACCTTTATCCCGGACTTTGAACTGTCCACCGAAAAGGCACGTGCGGCCTTGCCGCAGACCATTCACCACCATGACGCGGTCTTTAATCTGGCGCGTGCGGCCCTGCTGGCTGGCTCGCTGACCACCGGCAAGCTGGAAAACCTGGGCGTCGCCATGGGCGACTGCTTGCACCAGCCCTACCGCTTTGATCTCATCCCGGATGGGCGCGAGGTCATGCACGCAGCCAAGGCCATGGGCGCGCTGGGCGCGTTCATCTCGGGCGCCGGGCCGTCCATCATCGCGGTGGTCGCCTCGCACGACAAGACCTACCTGTCCCGGGCGCAGATGTACTGCGAACAGAACTTCCCGCATTGGAAGCCCATCCGGCTGGTGTGCGACGAGGTCGGGGCAGTCGTCCGCACGGTATCATAA
- a CDS encoding helix-turn-helix transcriptional regulator, whose protein sequence is MQNNIKELRKARGLRQEDFARLLGVSRQTVVAMENNKYDPTLALAMRVARLLEQPVESIFFLEE, encoded by the coding sequence ATGCAGAACAATATCAAAGAACTGCGTAAGGCGCGCGGCCTGCGGCAGGAAGATTTCGCAAGGCTGCTCGGCGTCAGCCGTCAGACGGTTGTGGCGATGGAGAACAACAAATATGACCCTACATTGGCGCTGGCCATGCGGGTGGCCCGACTGCTCGAGCAGCCGGTCGAAAGTATCTTCTTTCTGGAGGAATAA
- a CDS encoding ACT domain-containing protein, with protein sequence MDTDTKYYLVERTLLPEVFRKVVKANAALHTGRVKTASEAAQSVGLSRSAYYKYKDGIRPFYEAAHNRTINFHLMLVDRPGVLSNILGLFARVGANVLTINQSIPIGGQAAVTIAARTAEMKCTVESLMERAQALDGVFRVVILASE encoded by the coding sequence ATGGATACAGATACCAAATATTATCTCGTCGAACGCACGCTTCTGCCCGAGGTTTTCCGAAAGGTGGTCAAGGCCAACGCGGCCTTACATACCGGACGGGTCAAAACCGCAAGCGAAGCGGCGCAAAGTGTGGGTCTTTCCCGCAGCGCGTATTACAAATACAAGGACGGCATCCGCCCGTTCTATGAAGCGGCACACAACCGCACGATCAATTTTCATCTGATGCTGGTCGATCGGCCGGGCGTTTTGTCCAACATCCTGGGGCTGTTTGCCCGAGTGGGCGCCAATGTGCTGACCATCAACCAGTCCATCCCGATCGGCGGACAGGCGGCCGTGACCATCGCAGCGCGCACCGCTGAGATGAAATGCACCGTAGAATCTTTGATGGAACGCGCGCAGGCGCTGGACGGCGTGTTCCGGGTTGTGATTTTAGCCAGCGAATAA
- a CDS encoding homoserine dehydrogenase — protein sequence MVKVAVLGHGTVGSGVYEVFDMNAERIARAVGEPVEVKYVLDLRDFSHLPYGHKFVSDFSVIENDPEVTVVAEVMGGVGAAYEFTKRCLLAGKSVCTSNKELVATRGEELLQIAKEKNVNYLFEASVGGGIPVIRPMLQCLAANEILEIRGILNGTTNYILSEMIHKGVSFEDALKQAQANGYAEKDPTADIEGHDACRKISILSDLAFGDKFDPNEVSCEGITKITLQDVEEAGKLGYVIKLIGRAVRCDDGTAYAYVAPHLIPKEHPLAAVEDVFNAIMIDGNATGDVMFYGKGAGKLATASAVVADMMDAMAHREKRRPVEWGDGSKHLLRPLGTLESKWYVRKDGQAAEITGPMTTDEAQTKFADAAAMMRVL from the coding sequence ATGGTGAAAGTAGCAGTTCTGGGGCACGGCACGGTCGGTTCCGGCGTCTATGAAGTTTTTGATATGAACGCAGAGCGCATCGCGCGTGCGGTCGGCGAACCGGTGGAGGTCAAGTATGTGCTCGACCTGCGCGATTTCTCGCATCTGCCGTATGGCCATAAATTTGTATCCGACTTTTCGGTGATCGAAAACGATCCCGAGGTGACCGTGGTCGCTGAGGTCATGGGCGGCGTCGGCGCGGCGTATGAATTTACCAAGCGCTGCCTGCTGGCCGGTAAGAGCGTGTGCACCTCCAACAAGGAACTGGTGGCCACCCGCGGCGAAGAACTGCTGCAAATTGCCAAGGAAAAGAACGTAAATTACCTGTTTGAAGCCTCGGTCGGCGGCGGCATCCCGGTCATCCGTCCCATGCTCCAGTGCCTGGCGGCCAATGAGATCCTGGAGATCCGCGGCATTCTGAACGGTACGACCAACTATATCCTGTCCGAAATGATCCACAAGGGCGTGTCCTTTGAGGATGCCCTCAAGCAGGCACAGGCCAACGGCTACGCCGAAAAGGACCCGACCGCAGACATCGAAGGCCATGACGCCTGCCGCAAGATCAGCATCCTGTCCGACCTGGCGTTTGGCGACAAGTTTGACCCGAATGAAGTTTCGTGCGAAGGCATCACCAAGATCACCCTCCAGGACGTTGAGGAAGCTGGCAAGCTGGGCTATGTGATCAAGCTCATCGGCCGCGCGGTTCGCTGCGACGACGGCACGGCGTACGCTTACGTTGCGCCGCACCTCATCCCGAAGGAGCATCCGCTGGCAGCGGTTGAGGATGTCTTTAATGCCATTATGATCGATGGCAATGCGACCGGCGATGTCATGTTCTACGGCAAGGGCGCGGGCAAGCTCGCGACCGCTTCGGCTGTGGTTGCCGACATGATGGACGCCATGGCGCACCGTGAAAAGCGCCGCCCGGTCGAATGGGGCGACGGTTCCAAGCATCTGCTGCGCCCGCTGGGTACGCTGGAGAGCAAGTGGTATGTCCGCAAGGACGGCCAGGCCGCCGAGATCACCGGTCCGATGACCACCGACGAAGCGCAGACCAAATTTGCCGATGCAGCGGCGATGATGCGCGTTTTATAA
- a CDS encoding sodium-dependent transporter, whose amino-acid sequence MNHSPQNGTFSSKLGFVLAAVGSAVGMGNIWMFPYRTGQYGGAAFLIPYCLFVVLFGIIGLSGEFAFGRLTGTGPIGSYDHALRSRGKKGGAILGAIPLFGSLGIAIGYSVIVGWVLRTLVGAASGSLMQTEPETFFAQMTGAFGSIPWHLAVILITILVLIGGISSGIEKVNKIMMPTFFVLFVVIAVRVAFLPGALDGYQYLLVPRWEYLANVDTWIMAMGQAFFSLSVTGSGMIIYGSYLSKKENILHSAGMTALLDTCAAMIAGFAIIPAVFAFGLDPQSGPPLMFHTLPRVFQQMPAGRLFAVLFFLSVLFAGITSLANMFEVCAEAAQRHLKLKRQYAVLLVGAAAFAVGLFIEQEASLSRWMDIITIYVVPIGAVLGATMIFWVLGLKAIKPELQLGRQKPIGKVFDFFAKYIYVPVAALVVILGIVKGGIG is encoded by the coding sequence ATGAACCATTCACCGCAAAACGGAACCTTTTCCAGCAAGCTGGGGTTCGTCCTGGCCGCCGTAGGTTCTGCGGTCGGCATGGGGAACATTTGGATGTTCCCGTATCGTACCGGCCAATATGGGGGCGCGGCGTTTCTCATCCCGTACTGCCTGTTTGTTGTTTTATTCGGTATCATCGGCCTGTCGGGTGAATTTGCCTTCGGCCGTTTGACCGGCACCGGACCGATCGGCTCTTACGACCATGCGTTGCGTTCGCGCGGCAAAAAAGGCGGCGCGATCCTGGGCGCCATCCCGCTGTTCGGCTCGCTTGGCATTGCCATCGGTTATTCGGTCATTGTCGGCTGGGTGCTGCGCACGCTGGTCGGTGCTGCGTCCGGTTCTCTGATGCAGACCGAACCCGAAACGTTTTTTGCCCAGATGACCGGCGCGTTTGGCAGCATCCCGTGGCATCTGGCTGTCATTTTGATCACGATTCTGGTGCTCATCGGCGGCATTTCCTCGGGCATCGAAAAGGTCAACAAAATCATGATGCCGACCTTTTTCGTGCTGTTTGTCGTCATTGCTGTGCGCGTGGCCTTCCTGCCGGGCGCGCTCGACGGCTATCAGTATCTGCTCGTGCCGCGCTGGGAATATCTCGCCAATGTCGACACCTGGATCATGGCCATGGGTCAGGCGTTCTTCTCGCTGTCGGTCACCGGTTCGGGCATGATCATTTACGGCTCTTACCTGAGCAAAAAGGAAAACATCCTGCATTCGGCTGGCATGACCGCTCTGCTGGACACCTGCGCGGCCATGATCGCTGGCTTTGCCATCATTCCGGCGGTGTTCGCTTTTGGGCTCGACCCGCAGTCCGGTCCGCCGCTGATGTTCCACACCCTGCCGCGCGTCTTTCAGCAGATGCCGGCCGGCCGGTTGTTTGCCGTTTTGTTCTTCCTGTCCGTGCTGTTTGCCGGCATCACCTCGCTGGCCAACATGTTTGAAGTCTGTGCCGAAGCTGCCCAGCGTCATTTGAAGCTCAAACGGCAATACGCCGTATTGCTCGTTGGTGCGGCTGCATTTGCTGTCGGTCTTTTCATCGAACAGGAAGCCAGCCTCAGCCGCTGGATGGACATCATCACGATTTATGTGGTGCCCATCGGCGCCGTATTGGGCGCGACCATGATTTTCTGGGTGCTGGGACTGAAAGCCATTAAACCCGAACTTCAACTCGGGCGCCAAAAACCGATCGGTAAGGTTTTCGACTTTTTTGCCAAATATATTTATGTTCCTGTGGCGGCACTGGTCGTCATCCTGGGCATTGTCAAGGGCGGGATCGGTTAA